In the Colletotrichum lupini chromosome 1, complete sequence genome, one interval contains:
- a CDS encoding NCS1 nucleoside transporter — protein MGLRNRLELRSESADLGTEGGRLSNKDMDPIPMGSPERTWGWPSLLGFWIAEAFSISMYQVSSTSVTKGLNPGLAILAVFIGHVLVCIPAMLDGYVGCIFGINFPVFTRASFGLRGSYGAVFVRGVVACIWFGTQSFQGGQCLQVMISAIWPSFNNFPNHLAESAHVTSSELLCFFLFIIVQLPLLWLHVSSLRYMFMVKTVIMPIFGLTLFIWAIVAGKGFGPTFSKPTLIKDGTPAIVVFFQCVTSAIGPKATLALNMPDFTRYAKDPRQVFWTQAVGLCVLVTMCGVLGATVSSASEVIYGKVTWNPLEVARLWDNRAAQFFAGLCWAFAVIGTNISANSVSFSNDLALWFPKYINNRRGAYICAVFGVCTVPWYIQYSAKSFSSFLGGYSLFLGAIAGIIITDFWICRKRAMAVPSLFDPRGIHYYTFGVNPRAVIAFIFAIIPNMPGLAAACGAKGVPKGAIYLCSLSWLVSTLVASFTYWVCWKIKPFPVDYSRELLYVDGYPTVEDSNGSEKGLEGKDQDMKTG, from the exons ATGGGTCTACGGAATCGCTTGGAGCTCCGCTCCGAGAGCGCCGACCTCGGCACGGAGGGAGGCCGGCTCTCGAACAAGGACATGGATCCTATTCCGATGGGCTCTCCGGAGCGCACCTGGGGTTGGCCGAGTTTGCTCGGATTCTGGATCGCCGAAGCCTTTTCCATCTCGATGTATCAAG TCTCTTCAACCTCTGTCACAAAAGGCCTGAACCCGGGCCTTGCAATCCTTGCAGTGTTCATCGGCCACGTCCTGGTCTGCATCCCGGCAATGCTAGATGGCTACGTCGGCTGCATCTTTGGCATCAACTTTCCCGTCTTCACCAGAGCTTCCTTTGGCCTCCGGGGTTCATATGGCGCCGTCTTCGTCCGTGGTGTCGTGGCTTGTATCTGGTTCGGCACTCAGTCGTTTCAGGGTGGGCAGTGCCTGCAGGTCATGATCTCCGCCATCTGGCCGTCATTCAACAACTTCCCGAATCACCTCGCCGAAAGCGCGCACGTCACCAGCTCCGAGCTGTTATGCTTTTTCTTGTTCATCATCGTTCAGCTGCCACTGCTCTGGTTGCATGTAAGCAGTCTAAGGTACATGTTCATGGTGAAGACTGTGATTATGCCAATCTTTGGGTTGACGTTGTTCATCTGGGCCATTGTTGCTG GCAAGGGCTTCGGCCCGACATTCTCAAAACCAACTCTCATCAAGGATGGCACGCCCGCTATTGTCGTTTTCTTCCAATGTGTCACCAGCGCTATTGGCCCCAAGGCAACCCTCGCCCTCAACATGCCCGACTTCACGCGTTATGCAAAGGATCCCCGACAGGTCTTCTGGACGCAAGCCGTCGGGCTATGCGTCTTAGTCACGATGTGTGGTGTGCTAGGTGCGACCGTCAGCAGCGCCTCGGAAGTCATCTACGGCAAGGTGACCTGGAACCCCCTGGAAGTCGCACGGCTGTGGGACAACCGCGCTGCTCAGTTCTTCGCGGGTCTCTGTTGGGCGTTTGCGGTGATTGGCACAAATATCAGTGCCAACAGCGTCTCTTTCAGCAATGATTTGGCGCTATGGTTTCCAAAGTATATCAACAATAGGCGCGGAGCGTATATCTGTGCCGTGTTTGGCGTATGTACCGTGCCCTGGTACATCCAGTACAG TGCTAAATCCTTCTCCTCTTTCCTTGGTGGATACTCTCTCTTTCTTGGCGCCATTGCAGGCATCATCATCACCGACTTTTGGATCTGCCGCAAGCGTGCAATGGCAGTCCCGTCCCTCTTTGATCCGCGAGGCATACACTACTACACTTTTGGCGTCAACCCCCGAGCGGTTATCGCCTTCATCTTTGCCATCATTCCCAACATGCCCGGTCTTGCCGCTGCTTGTGGCGCCAAGGGAGTTCCCAAGGGGGCCATTTATCTCTGCAGCTTGAGTTGGCTTGTCAGTACCTTGGTGGCTAGTTTCACGTATTGGGTTTGCTGGAAGATTAAGCCATTCCCCGTGGATTATAGCCGGGAGCTGTTGTATGTTGACGGATACCCCACGGTGGAGGATTCAAACGGGTCAGAGAAAGGCTTGGAAGGGAAAGACCAAGACATGAAGACGGGATGA
- a CDS encoding male sterility protein, translated as MAPIAMSDLKSPSSIAAVDPTVFPALDADEQLKKLWQLHGHPHSSRFSDPKLTSVAALVEHNAVTQPSKPAFIHPIGDSFEVLDWARLNQFYLRASSFYSKQFREEIGAANETGQQPTVALLGVGNSISYLITQFALNRLHLRVLLLSNKNSLATRDHLLRVCNVIAIIFDEANEASLHGESPGQLPLTKLISLDELRENKPEAFEEPCIGFETDDEWTLQSMIIHSSGSTGVPKPIIHTNRSLCQIARMYRLLPEFFIENWYLCFPLFHVAGLSIALSGLPTGLPTSLPPTQWPPAPSSILSAWKSLTSLGYPPDCLHCAPSVIEDLYEYITLTTKDYTPLTDLKVLQPGGAPLSPSMLSKLQNIGVNVKTTYGTTETGPPLRTIPHTRDNPDVYRFRNLYPESEHVGMESIADNLFECVVYRGFPLAAELWLEETAPNPYRTGDLFIEDPPGSGYFVLQGRRDDIILHSNGEKTHAAALAMALEEDKTSTIAKTAVFGTGKPCPSVVVEIDWSEVEKRSISEPDLAEEVWKVVDICNRNSPTYSRIPRQTILILQNEETLPVTPKGNVRWTIAWDLYGDRVEELYNSFLGNQLESDKASKPFPSRNSGASDLEIVQTVVADVFDLSVEDLVPDQNWYELGLDSMRAVEIRSRLVKSFGVFPLMFIFEYPTARKLLEFLQLFKGALNSNASAAGNHYEWIRSTIRRMNIEIDNLQVNQAQQEDLKNEGEVIYLTGASGALGNALLEVLVQMATVQKIYCAVRGADPQARVRGSMKERGYPAIIHQSEKIVPVSYDMKDGKLGLDERMYQRLANEVTTVMHNAWKLDFNQPIQQFEDDCLRGTMHLMSFCLTGLKKTFNFMSSVAAAMGSPAGTKVPELPLSPDPANTLPTGYAQSKFIIEQVTQHYASTHNVPVRILRVGQLCGHSRLGAWNHTEMWPTMMMAGLNQLDAMPSLQTNVDWLPVDFCAEAISDAVIHNTAETSYAVCNLVNPSAISWEQLLSMLEEACGRKIQRISMRKWVIRLEATAESQSLGVKELPALKLLGFFQSMAEGNGNGEGVEFDAGTVRNGRRIEVDMIERWLGVWRQTVYLRE; from the exons ATGGCACCGATTGCGATGTCTGACCTGAAGTCACCCTCATCAATTGCTGCCGTCGACCCGACCGTTTTCCCTGCGCTAGATGCCGACGAGCAGTTGAAGAAATTATGGCAACTCCACGGACATCCTCATAGCTCAAG ATTCTCTGACCCGAAATTGACGAGTGTCGCGGCATTGGTTGAGCATAATGCTGTAACTCAACCCTCCAAGCCGGCTTTCATACATCCTATCGGTGACTCCTTCGAAGTGCTGGACTGGGCCCGGCTCAATCAGTTTTACCTTAGAGCATCGAGTTTCTACTCTAAGCAGTTTCGGGAGGAAATTGGTGCTGCCAATGAAACGGGTCAGCAACCCACTGTCGCTCTCCTCGGCGTCGGCAACTCGATCTCGTATCTCATCACCCAATTCGCCCTAAATCGTCTGCACCTTCGGGTCCTACTTCTTAGCAACAAGAACTCTCTGGCAACCAGAGATCATCTTCTTCGAGTGTGCAATGTTATTGCAATCATTTTCGACGAGGCGAATGAAGCTTCACTCCATGGCGAAAGCCCGGGTCAACTCCCGTTGACGAAACTCATCAGCTTAGATGAGCTGAGAGAAAACAAACCAGAGGCTTTTGAAGAACCCTGCATAGGGTTTGAGACTGATGATGAGTGGACTCTCCAGTCAATGATCATCCACTCATCTGGTTCTACGGGAGTGCCGAAACCAATTATCCACACGAATCGGAGTCTGTGTCAAATTGCACGGATGTACAGATTACTCCCAGAGTTCTTCATTGAGAACTGGTATCTGTGTTTTCCCTT ATTCCACGTAGCTGGGTTGTCAATCGCCCTGTCGGGACTCCCAACCGGTCTACCTACCTCCTTACCTCCAACACAATGGCCACCGGCCCCAAGTTCAATACTTTCTGCATGGAAGTCCTTGACTAGCCTCGGCTATCCGCCCGACTGCCTGCACTGCGCACCCTCAGTCATTGAGGACCTCTACGAATACATCACTCTCACCACCAAAGACTACACTCCTCTGACGGACTTGAAGGTCCTACAGCCCGGGGGAGCTCCACTGTCCCCTTCAATGCTATCCAAACTTCAGAACATCGGCGTCAATGTTAAAACAACATATGGTACAACTGAAACCGGTCCGCCACTACGGACAATACCTCACACAAGAGACAATCCAGACGTGTACCGCTTCCGCAACTTGTACCCAGAGTCAGAACATGTAGGCATGGAGTCCATTGCGGATAACCTCTTCGAGTGCGTTGTATATCGAGGGTTTCCTCTAGCCGCAGAGCTCTGGCTTGAGGAGACGGCGCCGAATCCATACCGTACGGGGGACTTGTTCATCGAGGATCCCCCAGGGAGCGGGTATTTCGTCCTCCAAGGCCGCAGAGATGACATTATCTTGCACAGCAATGGAGAGAAAACACATGCCGCGGCTCTCGCCATGGCGCTTGAAGAAGATAAGACGAGCACTATTGCGAAGACGGCAGTGTTTGGCACAGGAAAGCCTTGCCCTTCCGTCGTTGTTGAGATCGACTGGTCTGAGGTGGAGAAGCGATCCATATCAGAACCTGATCTTGCTGAAGAGGTGTGGAAAGTAGTGGATATCTGCAACAGGAATTCTCCGACGTACTCACGAATCCCTCGTCAAACGATTCTCATTCTGCAAAATGAGGAGACGTTGCCAGTCACTCCAAAAGGGAACGTGCGGTGGACAATTGCCTGGGATCTGTATGGAGATAGGGTGGAAGAACTTTACAACTCCTTCCTAGGCAACCAGCTCGAGTCTGATAAGGCCTCCAAGCCGTTTCCTTCCAGGAACTCCGGTGCTTCGGATCTCGAAATCGTTCAAACCGTTGTCGCTGATGTATTCGATCTCTCTGTGGAAGATTTGGTGCCAGACCAAAACTGGTACGAACTCGGTCTCGATTCTATGCGCGCCGTCGAGATACGATCGAGACTTGTGAAGTCGTTCGGGGTGTTCCCTTTGATGTTCATCTTCGAATATCCTACGGCAAGGAAGCTTCTCGAGTTCCTTCAGCTATTCAAAGGTGCTCTTAATAGCAATGCCTCGGCGGCCGGCAACCACTATGAGTGGATCAGGTCGACCATCCGCCGCATGAACATTGAGATCGACAACTTGCAAGTCAATCAAGCTCAACAGGAAGATTTGAAAAACGAGGGAGAAGTGATATATCTCACGGGAGCCAGCGGTGCTCTGGGCAACGCACTATTGGAAGTCCTGGTCCAGATGGCAACTGTTCAAAAGATTTACTGCGCCGTACGAGGAGCAGATCCTCAAGCTCGCGTCCGGGGCTCTATGAAAGAGAGAGGGTATCCTGCGATCATTCACCAAAGCGAGAAGATTGTACCCGTCAGCTATGACATGAAGGACGGAAAGCTAGGATTGGACGAGCGGATGTATCAACGTCTGGCGAATGAGGTGACCACTGTGATGCACAACGCTTGGAAGTTGGATTTCAATCAGCCGATTCAACAGTTCGAAGACGACTGCCTGAGAG GAACCATGCATCTCATGTCTTTCTGCCTCACGGGGCTCAAGAAGACATTCAACTTCATGAGCAGCGTCGCCGCAGCAATGGGAAGCCCCGCCGGCACCAAAGTGCCAGAGCTTCCACTCTCCCCGGATCCTGCAAATACACTTCCCACCGGATACGCGCAGTCCAAGTTCATCATCGAGCAAGTCACGCAGCACTATGCCTCTACTCACAATGTCCCTGTTCGCATCCTCCGAGTCGGCCAGCTTTGTGGTCACTCGAGGCTAGGGGCATGGAACCATACCGAGATGTGGCCCACCATGATGATGGCTGGACTGAATCAACTTGATGCGATGCCGAGCTTACAGACGAACGTCGACTGGTTGCCCGTCGACTTCTGTGCTGAAGCCATCAGCGATGCAGTGATTCACAACACTGCCGAGACGTCGTATGCTGTGTGTAATCTTGTCAACCCGAGCGCTATCTCATGGGAGCAGCTGCTTTCCATGCTGGAAGAGGCCTGCGGACGGAAGATTCAACGCATTAGTATGAGGAAATGGGTGATTAGGTTAGAAGCGACTGCAGAATCACAGAGCTTGGGTGTGAAGGAGCTACCAGCTCTGAAACTCCTAGGCTTCTTCCAATCCATGGCTGAAGGCAATGGAAATGGCGAGGGTGTGGAATTCGATGCGGGAACCGTAAGGAACGGAAGGCGGATTGAGGTGGATATGATTGAGAGGTGGCTAGGAGTATGGCGTCAAACAGTTTACTTGAGGGAATAG
- a CDS encoding dihydropyrimidinase, whose amino-acid sequence MEVDLIIENATVVTASDVHVRQDIVVRDGKILAVGQDLKSLFSAKTVIDAQHGFVMPGGVDSHVHLDQYQDNSPTGDNFETGTRSAIAGGTTTIIAFATQERTHQSLHPVVDDYHSRSRGKSYCDYGFHIILPNPTPTILRDELPFFVSESITSVKLYMTYEPLQLKDGEILDVMMATRNLGMTTMVHAENSDMITWITARLAEQKLTAPYYHAISRPNIAEDEATYRIIALAELSDIPILIVHMSSKTSTAHVRSAQTRLLPIHAETCPHYLYLTADALKPSHPATDGFSGAKHICSPPLREDRMDLDAMWAGIANGTFTTFSSDHAPSKYDHPEGKKAGLGKEDGLMRYDQVPNGLPGVETRLPLLFEGGVLTGRVTPQKFVEVTATNPAKLYGLGDTKGAIAAGYDADFVIWYPTIEQVAASGGTGSAKMEPFVLENSMLHHDIDYSPFEGMKFNNWPRYTILRGKVVWDRDSSGIVSDMGYGDFLRRGKSTLSKPRNQWVNEFQPLPMK is encoded by the exons ATGGAGGTTGATCTCATCATTGAGAATGCCACAGTG GTAACGGCATCTGATGTCCACGTGAGACAAGATATTGTGGTTCGCGACGGCAAGATCTTAGCTGTAGGCCAGGATCTCAAGTCTCTTTTCTCGGCCAAGACAGTGATAGATGCACAACATGGCTTCGTCATGCCGGGCGGCGTGGATTCCCATGTACACCTTGATCAG TATCAGGACAACTCTCCAACAGGAGACAACTTTGAGACCGGCACTCGATCAGCGATTGCAGGAGGCACAACAACGATTATTGCCTTTGCTACACAGGAACGCACCCATCAGTCTCTTCACCCAGTCGTAGATGACTATCACTCACGCTCCCGAGGGAAGTCATACTGCGACTACGGTTTTCACATCATTCTCCCAAACCCGACCCCCACCATCCTTCGCGATGAACTTCCATTCTTTGTCAGCGAGAGCATCACCTCCGTGAAGCTCTACATGACCTACGAGCCCTTGCAGCTCAAAGACGGCGAGATCCTAGATGTCATGATGGCTACGAGGAACCTAGGCATGACAACCATGGTGCACGCTGAAAACAGCGACATGATCACCTGGATCACGGCACGCCTTGCAGAGCAGAAACTCACTGCGCCGTACTATCACGCCATCAGCCGGCCCAACATCGCCGAAGATGAAGCAACGTACCGCATTATCGCCCTTGCTGAGCTCTCTGATATCCCCATTCTCATCGTCCACATGTCTTCCAAGACCTCCACCGCGCACGTCAGGAGCGCGCAGACAAGGCTCCTGCCAATTCACGCGGAGACGTGCCCCCACTACCTCTATCTCACAGCCGATGCCCTGAAGCCGTCTCATCCGGCCACTGATGGCTTCTCCGGCGCGAAGCATATCTGCAGTCCGCCATTACGTGAGGACCGCATGGATTTGGACGCCATGTGGGCTGGTATTGCCAATGGGACGTTTACGACCTTCAGCTCAGATCACGCGCCGAGTAAATATGATCACCCTGAAGGCAAAAAGGCGGGATTGGGCAAGGAAGATGGCTTGATGAGGTACGACCAGGTTCCCAACGGGCTTCCCGGCGTTGAGACACGACTACCGCTGCTATTCGAGGGCGGCGTGTTAACGGGTAGAGTGACGCCACAGAAGTTTGTCGAGGTCACGGCGACGAACCCGGCAAAGCTTTACGGGTTGGGAGACACGAAGGGGGCGATTGCCGCAGGATATGATGCCGACTTTGTAATCTGGTATCCAACGATTGAGCAAGTTGCTGCCAGCGGCGGGACGGGCTCAGCAAAGATGGAGCCGTTTGTCTTGGAGAACTCGATGTTGCATCATGATATCGATTACTCGCCTTTCGAAGGGATGAAGTTTAACAATTGGCCGCGTTATACCATTTTGCGAGGCAAAGTGGTTTGGGACCGCGATAGTAGCGGTATTGTCAGCGATATGGGATATGGCGATTTTTTGCGGCGTGGAAAGAGCACATTGAGCAAGCCGAGGAATCAATGGGTGAATGAGTTCCAGCCATTGCCGATGAAATGA
- a CDS encoding methyltransferase domain-containing protein, producing the protein MDRLDFCHALLTRTVGNKLFLAPVDETKMHRVLDVGTGTGAIEIGNKYPNAEVYMLFNTTQASMPIISTLL; encoded by the exons ATGGACCGACTGGACTTTTGCCATGCGCTATTGACGAGGACAGTCGGAAACAAACTGTTCTTGGCTCCGGTAGATGAGACAAAAATGCATAGGGTCCTTGATGTCGGCACAGGAACAG GGGCCATTGAAATAGGTAACAAGTATCCCAATGCGGAGGTATATAtgttatttaatactacccAGGCATCCATGCCCATAATAAGCACTTTGTTATAG
- a CDS encoding carbon-nitrogen hydrolase encodes MPSLKLRVAAAQMGATHYNDPRPKTLNRMLSLLEDAAAKGAQLVLFPEAAFTTFFPRHLINDSSELDSFFEHGDVATQPQTKPLFDKANELGVDISVGFAEKADDGETFNSCIYYHAKSGSILSKYRKIHLPGDFEPFADPDATNQLEKRYFKPGDLGFNAFRVPDLTEPEAAPERGDPIFGMMICNDRRWAESWRVLGLQGVEVVLCGYNTAGFAPHLWGTSASMDPDEARSKALFHHKLVMQAHSYTNACFSISAARCGLDDGIYDLIGGSCITGPEGELVAEASTTEDEVVYAEIDLAECRPGKERTFDFARHRRVEHYARITEQTGVVEPPKLSPLAEKHNGAVSNGITPGQTQKKIRILLINPNSTRAMTDACVAMVESQLPPDVLVTGFTAPRPAPSAIEGSFDNVMSAAAAARAVLPLAATHDAVLVACYSDHALIRMLREELPRQPVIGITEASLFAARTLGGRFGLIAVSERSRVLHEDSIHHYGFSASCAGVVSCKLGVLDLHEKSQDEVMGIMAAVGKKLVEEKGADLLLLGCAGMTPLKGAVEAAVGDGVQVVDGVLAGVHHLVGLVRMGDATAKRGVYKSSGDGRKARGQDWIYLLLSKCRVVLLMIQSANAPLSESDSLQINSESQPTWNPGEDAGNEINLNGQTKKSSRNSHPCDFCRYKRAACLVHEDTPPCELCRRLGKECTFVGGPNKRRRLSERRQSGSSDGIRSPHHRQDGAAPGADGRFPSVEVSPIADSIFVRGLMDSASPTSPHTTSSPDVPRRENVFVPSSLDAEPGHNAQVIGLSGESDPYLLNLYHFDERDECTFQQLRISNMGPEDGVPIQFMLQRNSQASKAQPGGLGATAADLRCEVSDLVSENVGQRLITLFWKYVQPYFPVVSKEHTIQNLNGSPSAMPICLLAAIYGHALPFCVFDDILCVDVDTLPSADHLFKLAWMAALSEFHTPSLATVQTMLLMIQRRPTNKHVADTPFKWTMLADTVALAQCLGLNLDPSDWAIPSWEKRLRRRLAWAVYVQDRWLSLNFGRSSHIQECDWDVSSLGPDDFGDVPGCEVASQYSVTALILMLINRCSSIKATRALSKSLEATFEVARPLRIELAEWLQIRPDVGEQPSASLPECGLDGNGSLKLAYITAKIAVFKALLRPKSIEVPTEARTALRTGSMTIAREMHDFLAKLEAHHLEAFWHSYSRVNFAIASNFIVLLFALSPTLSEAEDALALLIQWRGLLRIKSRSCDLLNLSLLRLDAIFVAGLGKLIELTPAAAEAASNRGLPGLKLIACGSNNIK; translated from the exons ATGCCATCACTGAAGCTTCGCGTGGCTGCGGCTCAGATGGGCGCAACGCATTACAACGACCCCCGGCCCAAGACACTGAATCGCATGCTATCACTTCTTGAAGACGCAGCCGCAAAGGGAGCACAGCTGGTTCTCTTCCCTGAAGCCGCCTTCACGACCTTCTTTCCCCGGCATCTGATAAACGACTCCTCTGAACTTGACTCCTTCTTCGAGCACGGCGATGTAGCGACTCAGCCGCAGACAAAACCGCTATTCGATAAGGCCAACGAGCTGGGCGTCGACATCTCGGTCGGCTTTGCCGAAAAGGCCGACGACGGCGAAACCTTCAACTCCTGCATCTACTACCACGCAAAGAGCGGCTCCATCCTCTCAAAGTACCGCAAGATCCATCTTCCGGGCGACTTTGAGCCCTTTGCGGACCCGGATGCCACGAACCAGCTAGAGAAGCGTTACTTCAAGCCTGGAGACCTCGGCTTCAATGCGTTCCGGGTACCCGATCTGACAGAGCCGGAGGCGGCACCGGAGCGCGGGGACCCCATCTTCGGCATGATGATCTGCAACGACAGGAGATGGGCTGAGAGCTGGCGCGTTTTGGGTCTACAGGGCGTCGAGGTCGTACTGTGCGGCTACAACACGGCCGGCTTCGCGCCGCATCTCTGGGGAACCAGCGCCAGCATGGATCCGGACGAGGCGCGGAGCAAGGCACTCTTCCACCACAAGTTGGTGATGCAGGCTCATAGCTACACGAATGCCTGCTTCAGCATCAGCGCTGCGAGGTGTGGTCTCGATGACGGGATATACGACCTCATTGGCGGTAGCTGCATCACTGGTCCGGAGGGCGAGCTTGTCGCTGAGGCATCTACAACAGAGGACGAGGTCGTCTATGCAGAAATTGACCTGGCTGAGTGCCGGCCGGGCAAGGAGCGCACATTTGACTTTGCCAGACATCGTCGTGTAGAGCATTATGCTCGCATCACAGAACAAACCGGCGTCGTGGAGCCTCCTAAGCTCTCGCCCTTAGCCGAGAAACACAACGGAGCAGTAAGTAACGGCATCACGCCTGGACAGACTCAGAAGAAGATCCGCATCCTCCTCATCAACCCAAATAGCACCCGCGCCATGACCGACGCCTGCGTCGCCATGGTCGAGAGCCAATTACCCCCCGACGTCCTCGTCACAGGCTTCACGGCGCCTAGGCCGGCGCCCTCAGCCATCGAAGGCAGTTTTGACAACGTAATGTCCGCCGCGGCCGCCGCTCGCGCCGTCCTGCCCCTTGCGGCGACCCATGATGCCGTCTTGGTGGCGTGCTACTCCGACCATGCCCTCATCCGCATGCTTCGCGAAGAACTCCCTCGCCAGCCCGTCATCGGGATCACGGAAGCCTCGCTCTTCGCGGCGCGAACGCTGGGCGGGCGGTTTGGGCTCATTGCCGTGAGCGAGCGGTCGAGGGTGTTGCACGAGGATAGCATTCACCACTATGGCTTCTCAGCCTCCTGCGCCGGCGTGGTCTCGTGTAAGTTGGGCGTGCTGGACTTGCACGAGAAGAGCCAGGATGAGGTCATGGGAATCATGGCAGCCGTCGGGAAGAAGCTGGTGGAGGAAAAGGGGGCCGATTTGTTGCTTCTGGGATGCGCGGGTATGACGCCGCTCAAGGGGGCCGTAGAGGCGGCTGTCGGGGACGGCGTGCAGGTTGTTGACGGCGTATTGGCTGGGGTGCATCACCTAGTTGGATTAGTTAGAATGGGCGATGCCACGGCCAAGAGGGGCGTCTACAAGAGCTCCGGTGACGGACGAAAGGCGAGAGGACAGGATTGGATCTA CTTGTTGCTATCGAAATGCAGGGTTGTTTTGCTAATGATCCAATCGGCCAACGCCCCGTTATCAGAGTCCGATAGTTTGCAGATCAACTCAGAGTCTCAACCAACATGGAATCCTGGGGAGGACGCGGGGAATGAA ATCAACTTGAACGGCCAGACCAAAAAGAGTAGTAGGAACAGTCATCCCTGCGACTTTTGCCGTTACAAGCGCGCCGCTTGCCTTGTGCACGAAGACACGCCACCATGTGAGCTCTGCCGACGGTTAGGCAAAGAGTGCACATTTGTTGGGGGCCCTAACAAGAGGAGACGGCTATCCGAGCGGCGGCAAAGCGGCTCGAGCGATGGGATACGGAGCCCCCATCACCGACAGGACGGAGCTGCCCCTGGAGCAGATGGGAGGTTTCCGTCTGTGGAGGTTTCGCCCATTGCCGATTCCATCTTTGTGAGAGGGCTGATGGACTCTGCGAGCCCGACATCACCACACACAACGTCTTCACCAGATGTTCCACGTCGAGAGAATGTCTTCGTACCGTCGTCGCTGGACGCGGAGCCTGGTCACAATGCTCAGGTGATAGGTCTCAGCGGTGAATCGGATCCGTACTTGCTAAATCTGTATCACTTCGACGAGAGAGACGAATGCACGTTTCAGCAACTCCGCATCAGCAATATGGGGCCTGAAGATGGGGTTCCCATTCAGTTTATGCTACAGCGCAACTCACAAGCTAGTAAAGCGCAACCAGGAGGGCTGGGAGCTACCGCGGCCGACCTTAGATGCGAGGTCTCGGACCTGGTCTCTGAGAATGTTGGTCAAAGGCTCATCACTCT TTTCTGGAAGTATGTTCAACCTTACTTCCCGGTCGTATCCAAAGAACACACAATCCAAAATCTTAACGGCAGCCCCTCCGCAATGCCAATATGTCTCCTGGCAGCAATCTATGGCCACGCCCTCCCCTTCTGCGTATTCGACGACATCCTCTGTGTAGACGTCGACACCCTCCCCTCGGCAGACCACCTCTTCAAACTTGCCTGGATGGCCGCCCTATCCGAGTTCCATACTCCATCTCTCGCCACGGTGCAAACGATGCTTCTCATGATTCAGCGACGGCCAACTAACAAGCACGTCGCCGACACGCCGTTCAAATGGACCATGCTCGCAGACACGGTGGCGCTCGCGCAGTGTTTGGGACTCAATCTGGACCCATCGGATTGGGCGATTCCGAGCTGGGAGAAGAGATTGCGGCGGAGGCTTGCTTGGGCGGTGTATGTTCAGGACAGGTGGCTGAGCCTTAACTTTGGCAGAAGTTCGCACATTCAGGAGTGCGATTGGGATGTCTCGTCGCTTGGGCCGGATGATTTTGGTGATGTTCCTGGTTGTGAAG TTGCATCCCAATACAGCGTCACTGCTCTGATATTGATGCTCATTAACCGTTGTAGCTCTATCAAAGCCACTAGAGCTCTCTCCAAGTCGCTCGAAGCAACTTTCGAAGTTGCTCGGCCCTTGAGGATTGAGCTTGCAGAGTGGCTGCAAATCCGACCCGACGTAGGGGAACAGCCCTCAGCATCTCTGCCAGAATGCGGCCTCGATGGGAATGGTAGTCTGAAACTCGCCTACATCACCGCAAAGATTGCTGTCTTCAAGGCCCTTCTTCGACCGAAAAGCATCGAGGTCCCAACCGAAGCCCGCACGGCGTTGCGCACCGGCTCAATGACTATCGCGCGAGAGATGCATGACTTTCTCGCGAAACTGGAGGCTCATCATCTTGAAGCTTTCTGGCATTCAT ATTCCCGTGTCAACTTTGCCATTGCGAGCAACTTTATTGTCTTGCTCTTTGCTCTCTCTCCGACGCTATCGGAAGCTGAAGACGCCCTTGCTCTTTTGATTCAGTGGAGGGGCTTATTGCGGATCAAGTCGAGAAGCTGCGACTTATTGAACTTGAGCCTGCTGAGACTTGATGCCATCTTCGTGGCTGGGCTGGGCAAGCTCATTGAATTGACACCCGCGGCAGCTGAGGCAGCCTCGAACCGGGGTTT GCCGGGCCTTAAGCTCATAGCATGTGGTTCCAATAACATTAAATGA